Proteins encoded in a region of the Desulfosporosinus sp. Sb-LF genome:
- a CDS encoding acetyl-CoA C-acyltransferase: MQDAYIIETKRTAIGKSVKGSLAQVRPDDLGAYVIQDILKRVPTLQANEIEDCVIGCSFPEGEQGMNLAKVMALRAGLPFDVPGVTINRFCSSGLQAISMAADRIRLGEADVMLAGGAESMSMVPMGGAKPAPNPYMIANAPEVYLSMGITAENVAKKYEVTRDQQDAFAVASHQKAYAAQSSGRFDAEIVPVLIPSWGKPGEKWFTKDEGIRPETTLESLAKLKPAFLNGGSVTAGNSSQTSDGAAMTLLMSEQKVKALDLKPVAVWRGFAVAGVEPELMGIGPIKAIPKVLKQVGLTLDQIDLFELNEAFASQSLAIIKTLNIDPAKVNVNGGAIAFGHPLGCTGAKLTATLIHEMKKRSLRYGIVTMCIGGGMGAAGVYELL, translated from the coding sequence ATGCAAGACGCCTACATTATAGAAACCAAGCGGACAGCCATTGGAAAATCGGTCAAAGGGAGCTTGGCGCAAGTACGTCCAGATGATTTGGGAGCCTACGTTATCCAGGATATCCTCAAAAGGGTTCCAACACTCCAAGCCAATGAAATCGAAGACTGTGTCATAGGATGTTCCTTCCCTGAAGGAGAACAGGGTATGAACTTGGCTAAAGTCATGGCTCTACGCGCTGGTCTTCCTTTCGACGTCCCCGGCGTGACTATCAATCGATTTTGCTCTTCAGGGCTCCAGGCCATTTCTATGGCGGCGGATCGAATTCGCCTAGGCGAAGCGGATGTCATGCTGGCAGGTGGGGCAGAGAGTATGTCCATGGTTCCCATGGGCGGAGCTAAGCCAGCACCCAATCCTTACATGATCGCCAATGCCCCCGAAGTCTATCTCTCCATGGGTATCACCGCTGAAAATGTGGCCAAAAAATATGAAGTAACCCGTGATCAACAAGACGCTTTTGCCGTCGCAAGCCATCAAAAAGCTTATGCAGCACAAAGCAGTGGACGCTTCGATGCGGAGATTGTACCCGTGTTGATCCCCAGTTGGGGCAAGCCAGGTGAAAAATGGTTCACCAAAGATGAGGGGATTCGTCCAGAGACCACACTAGAATCATTGGCAAAACTCAAGCCTGCCTTCTTGAACGGCGGATCAGTCACGGCAGGAAACTCGTCTCAGACCAGTGACGGCGCAGCCATGACTTTGCTCATGTCGGAACAAAAAGTTAAAGCCCTTGATCTCAAGCCTGTTGCTGTCTGGCGCGGTTTTGCCGTAGCTGGTGTAGAGCCCGAACTGATGGGTATTGGACCAATCAAGGCTATACCAAAAGTTTTGAAGCAAGTCGGACTGACCCTAGACCAAATCGATTTATTCGAATTGAACGAGGCGTTTGCCTCACAATCGTTGGCGATCATTAAAACTCTGAATATAGACCCAGCAAAAGTCAATGTTAACGGCGGAGCGATTGCCTTCGGACATCCACTAGGCTGTACGGGGGCTAAGCTCACAGCAACCTTAATCCATGAAATGAAAAAACGGTCCTTAAGATACGGCATAGTGACCATGTGCATCGGTGGCGGCATGGGGGCCGCAGGCGTGTACGAGTTGCTCTAG
- a CDS encoding 3-hydroxyacyl-CoA dehydrogenase/enoyl-CoA hydratase family protein, whose translation MQIHKVAVIGSGVMGSTIAAHLANAGIPSLLLDIVPTKLTAKEEAAGLTLEDRKVRNSIAETNKGNLKKMNPAPLLVPEFAERIEVGNLNDDLVRLSEVDWVIEVVVERLDIKVDLFRKIAAQVRPGTIVSSNTSGISLKSMVEGLPESFTQYFLGTHFFNPPRYMKLLEVIPGPNTDPDVLKSLCEFGERVLGKGVILAKDTPNFIANRIGVYGLAVTLQEMMRSGLSVDEVDALTGPVMGRPKSASFRTVDLVGLDTFIHTANTVAVGVPAEKDNFALLEFMQTMLKNGWLGDKTKQGFYKKSKGPQGKIVEVLDPQTMTYVPKKSVKFASLDRAKAAGGLTDKIRTLVNGKDAGAEFSWNVLKPVLLYAATLAKDIADNITGIDEGMRWGFNWQMGPFELWDALGVKAIAARIVAEGGTLPPLVEELLAKGHERFYQKTETGQLSYYEDGDYRQKPVSPYAFSLKQAHKAGKVITSNAGASLVDLGDGVACLEFHSPNNSIGADILNMIHKSLAEVDKNYLGLVIGNQGKNFCVGANLMQILLEAEDENWDDLDLMVREFQNGTMALKYAKKPVVAAPFGMTLGGGAEICLHSHAIQASSETYMGLVEMGVGLIPGGGGTKEMAMRAMEGVLPGVQVAPDYFFAKRFEAIAMAHVSTSAEKARQLGYLRDHDRYSMNPEHIILDAKARVIDLARNFRPNLKTKVKMGGAGVRATLELALYGMHEGNYISDYDRHMGNKLAYAITGGDRPAGTLVDEQYLLDLEREAFMSLVGEPKTQDRIRHMLAKGKPLRN comes from the coding sequence ATGCAGATTCATAAAGTAGCGGTAATAGGGTCAGGTGTGATGGGAAGTACCATCGCAGCGCATTTAGCCAATGCGGGAATCCCGAGCCTGTTGTTGGATATTGTCCCTACCAAACTGACGGCGAAAGAAGAAGCAGCCGGATTGACACTAGAGGATCGAAAGGTGCGAAATAGCATTGCGGAAACCAATAAGGGGAATCTAAAGAAAATGAATCCTGCCCCATTGTTAGTTCCGGAGTTTGCGGAGCGGATTGAGGTTGGAAATTTAAACGATGATTTAGTACGCTTAAGCGAAGTGGATTGGGTTATAGAAGTTGTCGTTGAACGCCTAGACATAAAAGTTGATCTCTTCAGAAAAATAGCAGCCCAAGTTCGTCCAGGTACGATTGTTAGTTCCAACACCTCTGGAATCTCTCTAAAATCCATGGTAGAAGGGCTTCCAGAGAGCTTTACCCAGTATTTCTTGGGGACACACTTCTTTAATCCTCCACGTTACATGAAACTTCTAGAAGTCATCCCTGGACCCAATACCGATCCTGATGTTCTCAAATCCCTTTGTGAATTTGGCGAGAGGGTTTTGGGCAAAGGGGTTATCTTAGCCAAAGATACGCCTAATTTCATCGCCAACAGGATTGGTGTCTACGGCTTAGCCGTGACTCTTCAAGAAATGATGCGTTCCGGCCTATCAGTTGACGAAGTCGATGCCTTAACAGGCCCTGTCATGGGACGCCCAAAAAGCGCCTCATTCCGAACCGTTGACCTTGTCGGCTTAGATACTTTTATCCATACAGCCAACACTGTCGCCGTAGGAGTTCCTGCTGAAAAGGACAACTTTGCCTTACTCGAATTTATGCAAACCATGCTGAAAAATGGCTGGTTGGGTGACAAAACTAAGCAAGGTTTTTACAAAAAGTCCAAAGGACCTCAAGGCAAAATTGTAGAAGTTCTCGATCCACAAACCATGACCTATGTGCCAAAAAAGAGCGTCAAATTCGCTTCCCTCGATAGGGCCAAAGCAGCCGGGGGCCTCACGGATAAAATTCGAACCTTAGTAAACGGCAAAGATGCTGGAGCTGAGTTTTCATGGAATGTCTTAAAACCCGTTTTGCTCTATGCCGCCACCCTAGCTAAGGACATCGCAGACAACATCACCGGAATCGATGAGGGCATGCGCTGGGGTTTCAACTGGCAAATGGGTCCCTTTGAACTTTGGGATGCCCTAGGCGTCAAAGCGATTGCTGCTCGAATCGTCGCAGAAGGGGGCACCTTACCTCCATTAGTGGAAGAATTGCTCGCCAAAGGGCATGAGCGATTCTATCAGAAGACAGAAACTGGACAGCTCTCTTACTATGAAGACGGAGACTATCGCCAAAAACCTGTCAGTCCCTATGCTTTTTCTTTAAAACAGGCCCATAAAGCAGGCAAAGTTATCACCAGCAATGCCGGAGCAAGCCTAGTTGATCTCGGTGACGGAGTGGCCTGTCTTGAATTCCACTCCCCGAACAATTCCATCGGCGCAGACATCCTGAATATGATCCATAAATCCTTGGCCGAAGTCGACAAAAACTATCTAGGCTTGGTGATTGGCAATCAAGGAAAAAATTTCTGCGTCGGCGCCAACCTTATGCAGATTCTCTTAGAAGCTGAAGATGAAAACTGGGATGACCTCGATCTCATGGTCCGTGAATTCCAGAACGGAACCATGGCCCTGAAATATGCCAAAAAACCTGTTGTAGCAGCACCGTTCGGAATGACCCTCGGGGGAGGAGCGGAAATTTGCCTCCACTCTCATGCCATACAAGCCTCCTCAGAAACCTACATGGGCCTCGTTGAAATGGGTGTAGGCTTAATACCAGGCGGGGGCGGAACCAAAGAGATGGCAATGCGAGCCATGGAAGGAGTTCTTCCTGGCGTGCAAGTAGCCCCAGATTACTTCTTTGCCAAACGATTTGAAGCTATCGCTATGGCCCATGTCTCGACTAGTGCCGAAAAAGCACGACAGCTCGGTTACTTGCGTGATCATGATCGTTACAGCATGAACCCAGAACATATAATTCTGGATGCTAAAGCGCGAGTTATCGACTTAGCTCGTAACTTTAGACCTAACTTAAAGACAAAAGTCAAAATGGGAGGCGCTGGCGTCCGCGCTACCTTGGAACTCGCCCTGTACGGAATGCACGAAGGGAACTACATCTCTGACTATGATCGGCATATGGGCAACAAACTCGCCTATGCCATTACTGGCGGGGATCGACCAGCTGGAACGCTCGTCGATGAACAATATCTCTTAGACCTTGAACGAGAAGCCTTTATGAGTTTAGTTGGAGAACCAAAGACCCAAGATCGTATCCGCCATATGCTCGCCAAAGGCAAGCCATTACGGAATTAG
- a CDS encoding TetR/AcrR family transcriptional regulator has translation MEAPSKGKFERILNAAIEAFAESGFHQCPVSKIARLAGVADGTIYLYFKNKEEVLIQVFQHRMGDFISSMRRELSHCETTEACLRTIVKAHFSYMEQNRLLAIVTQLELRQSDPSVRLAINGPLLDYYSLIEEVIRQGIERKEVPRQDIKVARQMIFGSLDEATTDWVMAHNPRTFVSEVEPMLALFEGALRLKKQANEEVQRVAQQKREEDGNADS, from the coding sequence ATGGAAGCGCCGAGCAAGGGTAAATTTGAACGGATTCTCAATGCTGCTATTGAAGCTTTTGCAGAATCTGGATTCCACCAATGCCCGGTATCTAAAATTGCTCGTTTAGCGGGAGTAGCAGATGGCACAATCTATTTATACTTTAAAAACAAAGAGGAAGTCCTTATACAGGTTTTTCAGCATCGTATGGGTGATTTTATCAGCAGTATGCGCCGTGAACTCTCGCATTGTGAGACAACGGAAGCGTGCTTACGGACGATTGTAAAAGCACATTTTTCCTATATGGAGCAAAACCGGTTATTGGCAATCGTCACTCAATTAGAACTTAGGCAATCCGATCCGAGTGTGCGGTTAGCCATCAATGGTCCCTTATTGGACTATTATAGCCTGATAGAGGAGGTGATCCGGCAAGGTATAGAACGTAAGGAAGTTCCCCGCCAAGATATAAAGGTAGCTCGTCAGATGATCTTTGGGTCCTTAGATGAGGCCACAACCGATTGGGTAATGGCCCATAACCCACGAACCTTCGTTAGTGAAGTAGAGCCGATGTTAGCGTTGTTCGAAGGCGCACTACGGTTAAAGAAACAAGCGAACGAGGAAGTTCAACGTGTTGCCCAACAGAAACGAGAGGAGGATGGAAATGCAGATTCATAA
- a CDS encoding (Fe-S)-binding protein has product MKVSLFATCLANAFYPEVDLTMAKILKHLGHSVDVPEGQACCGQIAFNSGYVSDARQVARTLIDSFEHSEVVVGPSGSCIAMIHDYYPTLFEKEPVYLKKAHDLIHKSYEFTQFIVDVLKQPDLGASYSAKATYHPSCHATRLLGIREAPLTLLEHVKGLELLPLPEAQLCCGFGGTFSVKMPKISEAMVAEKAQHVLESGADLLLGLDMGCLMNISGYLEKIKKPVKTMHIIQLLGEGMKS; this is encoded by the coding sequence ATGAAGGTTTCCCTCTTCGCTACCTGTCTTGCTAATGCCTTCTATCCGGAAGTGGATCTAACGATGGCAAAAATACTAAAGCACCTGGGGCATTCTGTTGATGTTCCTGAGGGGCAAGCCTGCTGCGGACAAATAGCGTTTAATTCTGGTTATGTCTCTGACGCTCGACAAGTCGCTCGTACACTCATTGATTCCTTTGAACACAGCGAAGTTGTGGTAGGCCCCAGTGGCTCCTGCATTGCAATGATCCATGACTATTACCCCACACTTTTCGAGAAGGAACCAGTTTATCTCAAAAAAGCCCATGATCTTATTCATAAGAGTTATGAATTTACTCAATTCATTGTTGACGTCTTAAAGCAACCGGATTTGGGTGCCAGTTATTCCGCAAAAGCTACCTACCATCCATCGTGTCACGCGACCCGACTTTTGGGGATTAGAGAAGCTCCCTTAACACTGCTAGAACACGTGAAAGGATTAGAACTTCTCCCCTTGCCCGAGGCGCAACTTTGTTGTGGATTTGGCGGAACGTTCTCAGTGAAGATGCCTAAGATTTCAGAAGCGATGGTTGCCGAGAAAGCACAACATGTTCTCGAATCCGGGGCAGATTTACTCCTTGGACTCGATATGGGCTGTCTCATGAATATTTCGGGATACCTCGAAAAAATTAAGAAACCTGTTAAAACCATGCACATTATTCAATTGCTTGGGGAGGGAATGAAGTCATGA
- a CDS encoding LutB/LldF family L-lactate oxidation iron-sulfur protein, whose product MSMYNPTIDQRVDKALANDFLRQATRRATDRLRNQKLKAAEDLGDWEEWRETGEAIRTQVIANLDYYLQQLIRQIEKHGGHVHLAKTPEDAVAIVRNIVRDHDAKNVIKSKSMISEEIHLNHALEEDGITVTETDLGEYIIQIAGEPPSHIIVPAMHKNRQQVADLFEPIAGHALSSDTPTLTRFVRTQMRERFLQGDIGITGCNFAVANTGSIVMVTNEGNGRMVSTLPNVQITLMGMERIVPSFRELDVLLNLLARSATGQRLSSYTSIITPPRQTSDSDGPEEFHLVMLDHNRSEILGDKTFHKALNCIRCGACFNVCPVYRQIGGHAYGSVYSGPIGAVITPLLEKDWETWGHLPYFSSLCGACSEACPVRIPLHDLLVKLRERKTTTGHTPKVEQQIFRAYRYLFTHEKTLRSALRLGTHLQRPFVRNNRIVTGPPPLSNWTNSRTLPKVARKPFMQVWAELQRNGKSPK is encoded by the coding sequence ATGAGCATGTACAACCCCACCATTGATCAACGCGTGGATAAGGCTCTCGCTAATGACTTCTTGCGACAAGCTACACGCAGGGCGACAGATCGTTTACGGAACCAAAAACTTAAAGCAGCTGAGGATTTAGGAGATTGGGAAGAGTGGCGTGAAACAGGGGAAGCGATTCGTACCCAAGTAATTGCTAATCTGGACTATTATTTACAACAACTGATCCGCCAAATCGAAAAACACGGGGGGCATGTGCATCTTGCCAAGACCCCAGAAGATGCAGTGGCCATCGTTCGCAACATTGTGCGTGACCATGACGCAAAAAATGTGATTAAATCCAAATCCATGATCTCGGAAGAGATCCACCTCAATCACGCTTTGGAAGAGGACGGCATCACCGTCACAGAAACAGACCTTGGAGAATACATCATCCAAATAGCCGGTGAGCCCCCCTCACATATCATTGTCCCAGCGATGCACAAAAACCGTCAGCAAGTAGCGGATTTGTTCGAACCTATTGCAGGACATGCCTTAAGTTCTGACACCCCCACACTCACACGTTTCGTTCGCACCCAAATGCGTGAACGCTTTCTTCAAGGGGATATCGGCATCACTGGCTGCAACTTTGCAGTGGCCAATACGGGCAGTATCGTCATGGTTACCAATGAAGGAAATGGACGTATGGTAAGTACCCTACCCAATGTTCAAATTACTCTTATGGGCATGGAGCGCATTGTCCCTTCGTTTCGGGAACTCGACGTTTTGCTCAATCTCCTAGCACGGAGCGCGACCGGGCAGCGGCTCTCTAGCTATACGTCGATTATCACGCCTCCAAGGCAAACCTCGGATTCTGATGGTCCGGAGGAATTCCACCTTGTGATGCTAGACCACAACCGCTCAGAAATTTTAGGAGACAAAACCTTTCATAAAGCCTTAAATTGTATCCGTTGTGGAGCATGTTTCAATGTTTGCCCAGTCTACCGCCAAATCGGTGGGCATGCCTACGGCTCTGTCTATTCTGGTCCGATCGGAGCCGTGATCACGCCGCTGTTAGAAAAAGATTGGGAAACATGGGGACATCTGCCGTACTTCTCCTCGCTCTGTGGTGCTTGCAGTGAAGCCTGCCCCGTCCGAATCCCTCTGCACGACTTACTCGTGAAACTTCGGGAACGCAAAACCACTACAGGACATACTCCCAAAGTCGAACAACAGATTTTCCGTGCCTATCGCTACCTCTTTACACACGAAAAAACCCTCCGAAGCGCCCTGCGTTTAGGAACTCATTTACAACGACCGTTCGTCCGCAACAACCGAATAGTTACAGGACCTCCGCCCCTCTCCAATTGGACGAATAGCCGCACACTTCCCAAAGTAGCTCGCAAACCCTTCATGCAAGTCTGGGCAGAATTACAACGAAATGGAAAATCACCTAAATAA
- a CDS encoding LUD domain-containing protein, protein MTHPQDFISELAAKLGRSTPTNPPELVPINLPMYQLPNQEERTAIFLQNWQALGGKGTVVKSTEDIIQALKNWFSEPSVDLLRNQAIVAWDALPEIVEAAFTSLNWSLTRYSQAAANPRDRYLLAAQAELGVTGADLGVALSGTLVIKSEPHRGRTVSLLPPRHLAFIEASKLRDNLFEVLDELSEIGDALPAAIEFITGPSRTSDIEMDLSIGVHGPIEVYVLIIED, encoded by the coding sequence ATGACACACCCTCAAGATTTTATCAGCGAACTCGCGGCAAAGTTAGGCCGTTCAACACCCACAAATCCCCCTGAACTGGTTCCGATCAATCTTCCGATGTATCAGCTACCTAACCAAGAGGAACGGACCGCCATCTTTCTTCAGAACTGGCAGGCCTTAGGTGGAAAGGGAACTGTCGTAAAATCAACGGAGGATATTATCCAGGCGTTGAAAAATTGGTTTAGCGAACCTTCCGTAGATTTACTTAGAAATCAAGCCATTGTCGCCTGGGATGCCCTTCCAGAAATCGTTGAAGCAGCGTTTACATCTTTAAATTGGAGCTTGACGCGTTATTCCCAAGCTGCGGCAAACCCACGTGACCGCTATCTCCTTGCTGCTCAGGCTGAATTGGGGGTCACAGGTGCAGACTTAGGAGTCGCTCTATCCGGCACACTCGTGATCAAAAGTGAGCCTCATAGAGGACGGACGGTCAGCCTTCTTCCTCCACGTCATTTAGCGTTCATTGAAGCTTCCAAGCTACGAGATAACCTCTTTGAGGTCCTTGATGAACTCTCTGAAATCGGAGACGCACTTCCTGCTGCAATCGAGTTCATCACCGGACCCAGTAGAACCTCCGATATTGAAATGGATCTTTCCATTGGAGTCCACGGTCCGATTGAAGTTTATGTCCTCATCATTGAGGACTAG
- the splB gene encoding spore photoproduct lyase has product MSKEFIPTRVYYEPGALDYPLGKSLVERFQHMGIPISPTASHNRVTGIPGKDAAEAYREAKRTLVIGVRRNEAFQSCKPSAHYQLPLVTSCPGMCEYCYLATTLGKKPYVRVYVNLGQILGVASKLIQERLPEITQFEGAATSDPLPVEQYSGALKQVIEFFGQESNGRFRFVTKFTDVDSLLDARHEGHTRFRFSLNCDEVVRKYEHATPPPNERIEAAAKVLKAEYPLGFIIAPIVRFDGWQKDYKRLFEHLAEKLAKSAPCGWSSEQLSLEFISHRFTARAKTNILEVFPQSSLPMDEDARKYKYGQFGYGKYIYHPDEMEELKTFFRAQVEDFFPQAHIEYLI; this is encoded by the coding sequence ATGTCAAAGGAATTCATACCTACTCGCGTGTATTACGAGCCAGGTGCACTCGACTATCCTCTGGGGAAAAGCTTAGTCGAGCGTTTTCAGCACATGGGGATCCCCATTTCTCCCACTGCATCCCACAATCGGGTAACTGGGATTCCAGGTAAAGACGCTGCTGAAGCATACCGCGAAGCTAAGCGAACGTTAGTGATCGGAGTGCGTCGCAACGAAGCGTTTCAATCGTGTAAACCATCGGCCCATTACCAGTTGCCCCTCGTTACTAGTTGTCCTGGCATGTGCGAATATTGTTATTTAGCGACAACCTTGGGAAAAAAACCTTATGTGCGTGTTTATGTGAACCTAGGTCAGATCTTAGGCGTCGCCTCAAAACTGATTCAGGAAAGGCTTCCGGAGATCACTCAGTTCGAGGGCGCCGCCACGTCAGATCCGCTTCCTGTGGAGCAATATTCGGGGGCCTTGAAGCAAGTTATCGAATTTTTTGGTCAAGAGTCGAACGGCCGTTTTCGTTTTGTTACTAAGTTTACGGATGTCGATAGTTTACTCGATGCGAGACATGAAGGGCATACACGGTTTCGCTTTAGTTTGAATTGTGATGAGGTGGTACGTAAGTATGAACATGCCACTCCTCCTCCCAACGAACGGATCGAAGCTGCGGCGAAAGTGCTGAAGGCCGAGTATCCACTGGGGTTCATTATTGCGCCGATCGTTCGTTTTGACGGCTGGCAGAAGGATTATAAGCGTTTATTCGAACATTTAGCAGAGAAGTTGGCTAAGAGTGCACCTTGTGGGTGGTCCTCAGAACAACTTTCGCTCGAATTTATTTCGCATCGGTTTACAGCCAGGGCTAAAACGAATATCTTAGAGGTTTTTCCCCAGTCATCCTTGCCCATGGATGAAGATGCTCGGAAGTATAAATATGGGCAGTTCGGGTATGGAAAATATATTTATCATCCAGATGAGATGGAAGAGTTGAAAACGTTTTTTAGAGCTCAAGTTGAGGATTTCTTTCCTCAGGCTCATATAGAGTACTTGATTTGA
- a CDS encoding AarF/UbiB family protein, with translation MIGKRIRHIKRYRDVAKVLARHGFGYFVEEIGLLHMLSLPKRLFTDMEHIDPMTVGERIRQVIEELGPTYVKIGQIASTRADVIPEDILRELEKLQDNVPSFSFEEVRKIIEEELGSPLEEIFSSFDKDVIAAASIGQVHRAQLRTGEVVAVKVQRPQIKAMIETDLEILLDLATLAEHRMERMERLQLRDVVEEFAKSLRNELDYTIEARNAEKIAKQFRNDKTIHIPTIFWDYSTRTVLTMEFVQGLKLNQFDALEEKGYDRKTIAEQLVQALFHQVLIEGFFHADPHPGNIFLLSGGVISFIDFGMVGRLTLEMKHNFASLVIAMMRQNTESMIKAVLRIGIVPDGVNLALLSTDVDELREKYMDVPMSRISLGEAISDLFKVAFRHQIRIPSDFTMVAKCLLILEGIVEKLDPQLSIMDMAEPFGIRLLKERYRPSAMAGRVWHNISDYSDLLVDLPKQMKDLMRDLLRGRIHLEVSVPELDIFLRKLDRITNQISFSIVLLSFSIVMMGLIIASALSSQPILLWQVPAIEIGFGMATLMLLWLFISIFKSGKF, from the coding sequence ATGATTGGAAAAAGGATACGCCATATCAAACGATATCGTGATGTCGCTAAAGTCCTAGCTCGCCACGGGTTTGGTTATTTCGTGGAGGAGATAGGGCTTCTACATATGCTTTCTTTGCCTAAACGGCTATTCACGGATATGGAACATATTGACCCTATGACGGTCGGTGAACGGATACGGCAAGTCATTGAGGAACTGGGCCCTACTTATGTCAAGATCGGGCAGATTGCCAGCACTCGGGCTGATGTCATTCCAGAGGATATTCTACGTGAACTTGAAAAATTACAAGATAACGTTCCTTCCTTTTCCTTCGAGGAAGTACGTAAAATTATTGAAGAAGAACTAGGCTCCCCTTTGGAGGAGATCTTTTCTTCGTTTGATAAGGATGTAATCGCGGCGGCTTCGATTGGACAGGTTCATCGTGCCCAGTTGCGAACGGGAGAAGTAGTTGCCGTAAAGGTGCAGCGCCCCCAAATTAAGGCCATGATTGAAACAGACTTGGAAATCCTACTGGATTTGGCGACGCTTGCGGAACACCGCATGGAACGGATGGAACGTCTTCAATTACGAGATGTTGTTGAAGAGTTCGCCAAGTCGCTGCGCAATGAGCTGGATTATACCATCGAAGCTAGAAATGCTGAGAAGATCGCTAAGCAGTTTAGAAATGATAAGACGATTCACATTCCTACGATATTTTGGGATTACTCAACTCGAACCGTTCTCACGATGGAGTTTGTCCAAGGGCTGAAGCTTAATCAGTTTGATGCTCTAGAAGAAAAGGGGTATGACCGAAAAACCATTGCAGAGCAGCTTGTGCAGGCTCTCTTCCATCAGGTTTTAATCGAAGGGTTTTTCCATGCTGACCCACATCCAGGAAATATCTTTCTGTTATCCGGGGGTGTGATATCGTTCATCGATTTTGGCATGGTTGGAAGACTCACTTTAGAGATGAAACATAATTTTGCTTCCCTGGTCATCGCTATGATGCGCCAGAATACAGAAAGTATGATTAAAGCAGTCTTAAGAATAGGCATTGTCCCGGATGGTGTTAATCTAGCGCTTCTTAGCACCGATGTGGATGAATTAAGGGAAAAGTATATGGATGTTCCTATGAGTCGCATTAGTCTGGGTGAGGCGATTAGTGACCTATTTAAAGTCGCTTTTCGTCATCAGATCCGCATTCCCTCAGATTTCACGATGGTGGCAAAGTGCTTGCTGATTTTAGAAGGAATTGTGGAAAAATTGGATCCTCAACTTAGCATCATGGATATGGCCGAACCGTTTGGCATCAGACTCCTCAAGGAGCGTTACCGCCCAAGTGCGATGGCAGGGAGGGTCTGGCATAATATCTCGGATTATAGTGATCTTCTAGTGGATCTTCCGAAGCAAATGAAGGATTTAATGCGAGATCTACTGCGAGGCCGTATTCACTTAGAAGTTAGTGTTCCAGAACTTGATATTTTTCTTAGAAAGCTGGATCGCATCACGAATCAGATTTCCTTTAGTATTGTTTTGCTCTCCTTTAGTATTGTGATGATGGGCCTAATTATAGCTTCGGCATTGAGCAGTCAGCCCATCTTACTTTGGCAGGTGCCTGCTATTGAAATAGGGTTTGGGATGGCTACACTTATGTTGCTTTGGCTGTTTATCTCTATTTTTAAATCAGGTAAGTTTTAG
- a CDS encoding polyhydroxyalkanoate synthesis regulator, protein MKDLINKGLALGLGLAVVSKEQIEKLVDELVKKGEVSASGSKELIRELFEKGEAEKKEMNSRIQEQLEKLLKDLNIPTKADLERLEQRIIELENRNI, encoded by the coding sequence ATGAAAGACCTAATTAACAAAGGGCTGGCTTTAGGGTTGGGATTAGCAGTGGTTAGCAAGGAACAGATTGAAAAGCTTGTTGACGAGTTGGTCAAAAAAGGGGAAGTTTCTGCTTCAGGATCTAAGGAACTGATACGTGAGTTGTTTGAAAAAGGCGAAGCGGAGAAGAAAGAGATGAATTCCCGTATTCAGGAACAACTAGAGAAGCTTCTGAAGGACTTAAATATTCCCACTAAGGCGGATCTAGAGCGTTTGGAACAACGTATTATTGAATTAGAAAATCGAAATATATAG